One genomic segment of Oscillospiraceae bacterium includes these proteins:
- a CDS encoding LysM peptidoglycan-binding domain-containing protein, producing the protein MVIYVVKPGDSIYSISQIYGVSSAAIIQANGLTNPDRLVIGQALVIPLPSTYTVKSGDSLYSISRMFGITLTALQQANPQITNPARINIGQVINIPPQPKLGTIDVNGYAFPNINMELLQSVLPDLTYLSIFNYEVKPDGSLSTINDTPLIQAARAGGVAPMMVITNIEEGGGFSSELGSTILNNQAVQDTLLNNVVQTLQSKNYYGLDIDFEFIYPSDREAYNAFLRKTAALLKPMGYTLTTAVAPKVSASQPGLLYEAHDYPVHGEVADHVIIMTYEWGYTYGPARAVAPLDQVRRVIQYAVTAIPSQKILMGIPNYGYDWTLPFVQGSAARTLSNVEAVEQAARVGANIEFDITAQSPYYYYYSGGKRHAVWFEDARSIRAKLLLVNQYNLGGISYWT; encoded by the coding sequence ATGGTCATTTATGTGGTTAAGCCGGGAGACAGCATCTATTCCATTTCACAAATTTACGGCGTGTCCTCTGCGGCAATTATACAGGCCAACGGCCTAACCAATCCCGATCGACTGGTCATCGGGCAGGCCTTGGTGATTCCGCTTCCGAGTACCTATACCGTCAAATCCGGCGATTCCCTCTATTCCATCTCGCGCATGTTCGGCATTACGCTGACGGCACTGCAGCAGGCAAATCCCCAAATCACCAATCCCGCGCGGATCAACATCGGTCAGGTGATCAACATCCCCCCGCAGCCCAAACTGGGCACTATCGATGTCAACGGATACGCTTTCCCGAACATCAATATGGAATTACTGCAAAGCGTTCTGCCCGATCTTACATATCTCTCGATATTCAATTATGAGGTCAAACCCGACGGCAGCCTGTCAACTATCAACGATACCCCACTAATTCAAGCCGCCCGAGCCGGAGGAGTCGCCCCGATGATGGTCATCACCAATATCGAAGAAGGCGGCGGTTTCAGCAGCGAACTCGGCAGTACCATCCTGAACAATCAAGCGGTGCAGGACACCCTGCTGAACAATGTCGTTCAAACGCTGCAGAGCAAGAATTACTATGGTCTGGATATCGATTTCGAATTCATCTACCCCAGCGACCGGGAGGCTTACAACGCTTTTCTGCGCAAAACAGCCGCTCTGCTCAAACCGATGGGCTATACCCTGACCACCGCCGTCGCCCCGAAAGTCAGCGCTTCCCAGCCCGGGTTGCTGTATGAGGCACACGACTACCCCGTCCACGGAGAAGTGGCCGACCATGTCATCATCATGACGTACGAATGGGGATATACCTACGGTCCCGCGCGCGCCGTCGCCCCGTTGGATCAAGTACGCAGGGTCATCCAATACGCCGTCACAGCGATTCCGAGTCAGAAAATATTGATGGGAATCCCCAATTACGGCTACGACTGGACACTGCCTTTTGTACAGGGTTCAGCAGCACGCACCCTTTCCAATGTTGAGGCGGTGGAGCAGGCGGCCCGTGTGGGAGCCAATATCGAATTTGACATCACGGCTCAGTCGCCTTATTACTATTATTACAGCGGGGGAAAGCGCCATGCCGTGTGGTTTGAAGACGCACGCAGCATCCGGGCCAAACTGCTTTTGGTCAATCAATATAACCTCGGCGGCATCAGCTATTGGACCAT
- a CDS encoding sialidase family protein, with the protein MKNEHCITPLADDYVAVCKSPSPKDVYLYSPGICVMKSGRIVITMDISGAGMDIVPGVKYEGKRKDGSTFSWQGRVYISDDGGKTWTHTANYPLLHARPFLDGDTLYIVGHAEDLSVIRSDDGGLTWTKPEFFTQGENWHQAPCNVLYKNGYIYLVMERHKKNVKRSWVSTLSPFLMRGKLGTDLTKKENWTFASEIVFKDFVDSDKIEYFGIPFLLTEKEESTELAPHRYTAPLGWLESNVVQFTDPRHPLYDPTGHTFHIWARANTERTNIAAMLKVVENPDGTMTSMLETAPSGKTMVFVPCPGGQMKFHILYDDVTELYWLLSTQSTDSMVKLEDMEDDRYGLPDNERQRLTLHFSKNCIDWCFAGLVAAGKTQRQARHYASMAIDGEDLCILSRSGDEEAATAHNGNVITFHRVKNFRGLVY; encoded by the coding sequence CAGCCCCGGTATCTGCGTCATGAAAAGCGGCCGGATCGTGATCACCATGGACATCTCGGGCGCTGGTATGGACATCGTCCCGGGCGTCAAATATGAAGGTAAAAGAAAAGACGGTTCGACCTTCTCCTGGCAGGGCCGTGTTTACATCTCCGACGACGGCGGCAAGACCTGGACACACACCGCCAACTATCCGCTGCTGCATGCCCGCCCGTTTTTGGACGGCGATACGCTTTATATCGTCGGTCACGCCGAGGACTTGTCGGTCATCCGCTCCGACGACGGCGGTTTGACTTGGACAAAGCCCGAATTTTTTACACAGGGTGAAAACTGGCATCAAGCCCCCTGCAACGTGCTTTATAAAAACGGATATATCTATCTCGTCATGGAACGGCATAAGAAAAACGTCAAGCGGTCGTGGGTCTCGACCCTCTCGCCCTTTCTGATGCGCGGCAAGCTCGGCACCGACCTGACGAAAAAAGAAAATTGGACGTTCGCCTCGGAGATCGTCTTCAAGGACTTCGTTGATTCGGACAAAATCGAATATTTCGGTATTCCGTTTTTGCTGACCGAAAAAGAGGAAAGTACCGAACTCGCGCCGCACCGCTATACCGCGCCGCTCGGTTGGCTGGAATCCAACGTTGTGCAGTTCACCGATCCCCGCCATCCCCTATACGACCCGACCGGCCATACTTTTCATATCTGGGCGCGGGCCAATACCGAGCGCACCAACATCGCTGCGATGTTGAAAGTCGTCGAAAACCCCGACGGCACCATGACCTCGATGCTCGAAACTGCCCCCTCCGGCAAGACGATGGTGTTCGTACCCTGCCCCGGCGGCCAGATGAAATTTCATATTTTATACGATGATGTCACCGAACTCTATTGGCTGCTGAGCACGCAGTCGACCGACAGCATGGTCAAGCTCGAAGACATGGAGGACGACCGGTACGGCCTGCCCGACAACGAACGCCAACGGCTGACGCTGCATTTTTCAAAAAACTGCATCGATTGGTGCTTCGCGGGATTGGTCGCCGCGGGCAAGACCCAGCGGCAGGCGCGGCACTACGCCTCGATGGCCATCGACGGCGAGGATCTCTGCATATTAAGCCGCTCAGGCGACGAAGAGGCCGCCACCGCTCACAACGGCAACGTCATCACCTTCCACCGCGTTAAAAACTTCCGGGGCTTAGTCTATTAA